The Corynebacterium renale genome includes a region encoding these proteins:
- a CDS encoding thiamine-phosphate kinase, with amino-acid sequence MKTLGDIGEHGAIDIITRLAPSALNGDDAAVLYNSPPNSRTVVTTDSLVLGRHFRLDWSSPEDIGHKAIVQNFADIEAMGARPVAAVMALNAPPSTPVSFIEGLARGIHDEIKEFAAELVGGDITASDEIIVTITAIGSLGGSAAPLNLNAAKPGQKLVASGVIGHSAAGLALLQHFEGNVPEEFAPLVHAHLRPRLQPSRGMIARATGATCATDNSDGLLVDLETIATRSGVSINLNADAIAPTDLMHAAGEATGIDPWQWVYSGGEDHTLMATTHHDVPSGFRHIGDVGRGNTVTVGGKTPAHTGWVSF; translated from the coding sequence GTGAAGACACTCGGCGATATTGGCGAACACGGGGCCATAGATATCATCACTAGGCTTGCGCCCTCAGCACTCAACGGCGACGACGCCGCAGTGCTCTACAATTCTCCGCCAAATTCGCGCACCGTGGTGACTACGGATTCCTTAGTTCTCGGTAGGCACTTTCGCCTCGACTGGTCCTCACCGGAGGATATTGGGCATAAAGCGATTGTGCAGAACTTCGCTGATATTGAAGCGATGGGAGCCCGGCCGGTGGCAGCCGTCATGGCGCTCAACGCACCGCCATCCACCCCCGTCAGTTTTATTGAAGGGCTAGCCCGCGGCATCCACGATGAAATCAAAGAGTTTGCAGCGGAACTAGTCGGTGGAGATATCACAGCAAGTGATGAAATCATCGTGACCATCACCGCCATCGGATCCCTCGGCGGAAGCGCAGCACCACTGAACTTAAACGCGGCGAAACCGGGCCAAAAACTCGTTGCCAGCGGGGTGATTGGGCACTCGGCTGCGGGACTCGCCCTTCTCCAACACTTCGAAGGAAACGTCCCAGAAGAATTCGCACCTCTTGTGCACGCGCACTTGCGTCCGCGTCTGCAACCCTCACGCGGCATGATCGCGCGTGCCACTGGAGCTACCTGCGCCACGGATAATTCCGACGGCCTCCTCGTGGACCTCGAAACGATTGCCACGCGCAGTGGCGTCTCCATCAACCTCAACGCCGATGCAATCGCACCCACCGACCTCATGCATGCCGCTGGTGAAGCCACCGGCATCGACCCCTGGCAGTGGGTGTACAGCGGGGGAGAAGACCACACCCTCATGGCCACCACGCACCATGACGTCCCCTCCGGGTTCCGCCACATCGGCGACGTTGGTCGCGGTAACACAGTGACTGTCGGAGGCAAGACCCCCGCGCACACCGGGTGGGTGAGCTTCTAA
- a CDS encoding DUF3515 family protein translates to MRENQFNRTPVYIALGLAIVLVVGVLVGARLVSDRSRQVQLSAVPAPQAESQECSALLDDLPTTVAGLRRATLVDPVPPGAAAWSLGDNRVTLRCGVSLPEQYTELSRTADVAGVEWVKVADPGTDLATWYTVDREPVVAVTAEGQDPTGDVSPAIAQLPEKQWKPFALPLSDLATPEAQRCTGFMGALPKNLGDNPLVRSEGTRAVWAAEDHAPIVVACGVEQPADYAAGARLTQVNNVPWFVGQDGYFALGRQALVAVSMPPEATDELLEITNLIEKTIPPVQSAP, encoded by the coding sequence ATGCGTGAGAATCAATTTAACCGTACCCCGGTCTACATTGCGCTTGGCCTTGCCATCGTGTTGGTTGTGGGTGTGCTGGTCGGTGCACGTCTCGTGTCTGACCGGTCCAGGCAGGTGCAGCTTTCTGCAGTGCCGGCACCACAGGCTGAGTCGCAGGAATGTAGTGCGCTTCTCGACGACCTCCCCACCACCGTCGCAGGCCTGCGGAGAGCAACGCTGGTAGACCCCGTCCCGCCGGGAGCAGCGGCGTGGTCACTGGGTGATAATCGGGTCACACTGCGCTGCGGGGTGTCCCTTCCAGAGCAATACACGGAACTTTCGCGCACGGCAGATGTAGCGGGCGTGGAATGGGTGAAGGTGGCCGACCCCGGCACGGACCTGGCCACCTGGTACACGGTAGACCGGGAGCCGGTCGTCGCTGTTACAGCAGAAGGCCAGGATCCTACCGGTGATGTGTCTCCGGCGATTGCGCAGCTTCCAGAAAAGCAGTGGAAACCCTTCGCGCTCCCCCTCTCTGACCTTGCCACTCCTGAAGCTCAGCGCTGTACTGGTTTTATGGGTGCGCTCCCCAAGAATTTGGGGGACAACCCGTTGGTGAGGTCTGAAGGCACGCGCGCTGTGTGGGCAGCCGAAGACCACGCGCCGATTGTTGTGGCTTGTGGTGTGGAACAACCGGCAGATTATGCGGCCGGAGCCCGCCTGACCCAGGTCAACAATGTCCCGTGGTTCGTGGGCCAAGACGGGTACTTTGCACTGGGCCGCCAGGCTCTGGTCGCAGTCTCCATGCCACCGGAAGCAACCGACGAACTCCTGGAGATCACGAACCTTATTGAGAAGACGATTCCGCCAGTGCAGTCTGCACCATAG
- a CDS encoding D-alanine--D-alanine ligase family protein — protein MNAPIRVGVVYGGHSPEHSISCISATSIMAALEEDPEHNYQVIPIGITPDGVWVEGTADPQGDAQLPTVPITREVSLSVNPQRAGHITFEDGSLYATVDVIFPVLHGPFGEDGTIQGLCELSGVPYVGPGVLASACGMDKQFTKKLAAAAGIPITREVVLEPGMLLDAEAQDYLGLPVFVKPARGGSSIGISRVTSWEEFPAALELAREHDPKVVVEAEIVGHEVEVGVLQYPDGSVVASVPAQLDGTGDSEGGFYDFDTKYVDNVVTAAIPAPVGEEMTQQLQELAITTFHALGCEGLSRVDFFVTETGPVFNEINTMPGFTRISMYPQMFAASGVDYPTLVSTMVQTALAESSSQ, from the coding sequence GTGAACGCACCAATCCGGGTGGGTGTGGTCTACGGAGGCCATTCCCCTGAACATTCCATTTCATGCATCTCAGCGACGTCAATCATGGCAGCGCTGGAAGAAGACCCTGAACACAATTACCAGGTCATCCCTATCGGCATTACTCCAGACGGCGTATGGGTAGAAGGCACCGCTGACCCACAGGGCGACGCGCAGTTGCCAACTGTGCCCATAACCCGCGAAGTATCCCTATCCGTCAACCCTCAGCGGGCAGGACACATTACATTCGAAGATGGTTCCCTCTACGCAACAGTGGACGTGATTTTCCCCGTCCTCCACGGCCCATTCGGCGAGGACGGTACGATCCAGGGCCTGTGCGAGCTTTCTGGTGTCCCGTACGTGGGCCCCGGCGTCCTGGCTTCTGCATGCGGGATGGATAAGCAGTTCACTAAAAAGTTGGCCGCTGCTGCAGGTATTCCGATTACCCGCGAGGTAGTCCTTGAGCCCGGCATGCTTCTCGACGCCGAAGCGCAGGACTACCTGGGCCTGCCGGTTTTTGTGAAACCGGCCCGCGGAGGTTCCTCTATCGGTATTTCGCGCGTGACGTCCTGGGAAGAATTCCCGGCCGCGCTTGAATTGGCGCGCGAACATGACCCGAAGGTCGTCGTCGAAGCCGAGATCGTTGGCCACGAGGTCGAGGTCGGCGTCCTGCAGTACCCGGATGGCTCCGTGGTGGCTTCCGTACCAGCGCAGTTGGATGGCACGGGGGATTCTGAAGGCGGCTTCTACGATTTTGATACCAAGTACGTGGATAACGTTGTCACCGCGGCGATACCCGCACCAGTGGGAGAGGAGATGACCCAGCAACTTCAGGAGCTGGCCATCACAACGTTCCATGCCCTCGGATGCGAAGGGCTATCACGAGTGGACTTCTTCGTAACGGAAACCGGGCCGGTGTTCAACGAAATTAACACCATGCCCGGCTTTACGCGTATTTCTATGTACCCCCAGATGTTTGCAGCTAGTGGGGTGGATTACCCCACGCTGGTTTCCACTATGGTGCAGACTGCACTGGCGGAATCGTCTTCTCAATAA
- a CDS encoding NAD(P)H-dependent glycerol-3-phosphate dehydrogenase, translating to MVNIAVMGAGSWGTTLAKVFADAGNTVRLWARRESLARTIDEDHVNPDYLDGITLPGAISAASDPAAVLHDAAIVVLAVPSQSLRENLAVWAEHIPADATVVSISKGVEQGTYMLMSQVIADATAIERERIAVLSGPNLAREIAEEQPAATVIACVDENRAKFVQAAVSTSYLRPYTNTDVTGCEVGGACKNVIALACGMASGRGLGENTLATLITRGLAEISRLGVALGADARTFSGLAGLGDLVATCSSPLSRNRSFGYRLGQGAGLDEAKKATHGQVAEGVISSRSIFELADKHSVDMPLTQAVYAVCHKGLSVEDMVIALMGRSKKAE from the coding sequence GTGGTCAACATTGCCGTCATGGGAGCAGGCTCCTGGGGAACTACCTTGGCAAAAGTCTTCGCCGACGCCGGAAACACCGTCCGGTTGTGGGCACGGCGCGAATCCTTGGCGCGCACCATCGACGAAGACCACGTCAACCCCGACTACCTGGATGGCATCACCTTGCCTGGCGCCATCTCCGCGGCCTCCGACCCCGCTGCAGTACTGCACGACGCCGCCATTGTCGTCCTTGCTGTACCGTCCCAGAGTCTGCGTGAAAATCTCGCAGTCTGGGCGGAGCACATCCCCGCTGACGCCACCGTAGTGTCCATCTCTAAAGGCGTGGAACAAGGCACCTACATGCTTATGAGCCAGGTCATTGCTGACGCCACCGCCATTGAGCGCGAGCGCATCGCCGTGCTTTCCGGGCCCAACCTGGCCCGCGAAATTGCTGAGGAACAACCCGCAGCAACCGTCATCGCCTGCGTCGACGAAAACCGCGCGAAATTTGTCCAAGCCGCGGTATCCACCAGTTACCTGCGTCCTTACACCAACACCGACGTCACCGGCTGCGAAGTCGGCGGCGCCTGCAAAAACGTCATCGCGCTAGCTTGCGGTATGGCGTCCGGACGCGGGCTCGGCGAAAACACTCTAGCTACCCTGATCACTCGCGGTCTCGCAGAAATTTCCCGCCTCGGGGTGGCCCTCGGTGCCGACGCGCGTACCTTCAGCGGCCTCGCAGGCCTAGGAGATTTGGTAGCAACCTGCTCTTCGCCGCTCTCGCGTAACCGCAGTTTCGGCTACCGCCTCGGCCAAGGCGCCGGTCTAGATGAAGCGAAGAAAGCCACCCACGGTCAAGTCGCCGAAGGCGTGATTTCCTCCCGCTCTATCTTTGAACTTGCCGATAAACACTCGGTAGACATGCCACTGACCCAGGCCGTCTACGCAGTGTGCCACAAGGGTTTAAGCGTCGAGGACATGGTCATTGCCCTCATGGGCCGATCAAAGAAAGCAGAGTAA
- a CDS encoding NUDIX hydrolase codes for MQMRETTKDAAASIVMTGRYQKVPRNPGAAYTRPILAAGAVMWRHHNGRAEVALIHRPRYNDWSLPKGKVDKGENLPATAVREILEETGYPVRLGKLLGHVTYPVKNNTKVVYYWTAKVTGEQVATDDEADELRWLPVDEAQELLSYELDHMILAQAQRRFDNPTDTRMILVRHGRAGERSEWEGPDDARPLDPKGRDQAQGLVSVLEAYQPTALYTAAPDRCVQTVLPASKALGVRLTIDPLLGDDAFASSPAATEERYRQLIAAGGTPVVCAQGAVIPGILEALAAEADFTLPHTHTKKGAAWVLSFRDGVLSGADYLRSALPVK; via the coding sequence ATGCAGATGCGAGAAACAACCAAGGATGCTGCAGCGTCCATCGTGATGACCGGCCGCTACCAAAAGGTGCCCCGCAATCCTGGCGCCGCGTACACGAGGCCGATTCTCGCAGCCGGTGCTGTCATGTGGCGCCATCACAATGGGCGCGCCGAGGTAGCGCTTATTCACCGGCCGCGCTACAACGACTGGTCTTTACCAAAGGGCAAGGTAGACAAGGGCGAAAACTTGCCGGCAACCGCAGTCCGCGAAATTTTGGAGGAAACCGGCTACCCGGTTCGCCTTGGTAAGCTGCTGGGCCACGTGACCTATCCGGTGAAGAACAACACCAAGGTGGTGTATTACTGGACAGCCAAAGTTACTGGCGAACAGGTAGCCACCGACGATGAAGCTGATGAACTGCGCTGGCTGCCTGTCGACGAAGCCCAGGAGCTGTTGTCTTACGAACTTGACCACATGATCCTGGCCCAAGCGCAGCGTCGCTTTGATAACCCGACCGATACTCGGATGATTCTGGTCCGCCACGGCCGCGCCGGCGAGCGTTCCGAATGGGAAGGCCCGGACGACGCACGCCCTCTCGATCCGAAGGGTCGCGATCAAGCCCAGGGTCTGGTTTCCGTGCTGGAGGCGTACCAGCCGACGGCGCTGTATACCGCGGCGCCGGACCGCTGTGTGCAGACGGTCTTGCCGGCTTCGAAAGCACTCGGCGTGCGTCTGACCATTGATCCTTTGCTTGGCGACGACGCCTTCGCCTCCTCGCCCGCGGCCACTGAAGAGCGCTACCGCCAACTCATCGCAGCCGGAGGCACTCCTGTCGTGTGCGCGCAGGGTGCGGTTATTCCCGGCATCCTTGAAGCTCTAGCTGCGGAGGCTGACTTCACGCTGCCGCACACTCATACGAAGAAGGGCGCAGCGTGGGTTTTGAGCTTCCGTGACGGCGTGCTTTCTGGCGCTGACTACTTGCGTTCGGCGTTACCGGTGAAGTAG
- the leuD gene encoding 3-isopropylmalate dehydratase small subunit produces MEKFTTHTGVGVPLKASNVDTDQIIPAVYLKRVTRTGFEDGLFANWRKDDSFILNQEPYKNGSVLITGPDFGTGSSREHAVWALMDYGFRAVFSPRFADIFRGNSGKAGLLAGIVAQDDIELLWKVLEQDPGMDVTVDLEAQTITAGSTVVSFDIDDYTKWRLLEGLDDIGLTLRQEDAIADYESKRPAFKPHVF; encoded by the coding sequence ATGGAGAAGTTCACAACCCACACTGGTGTCGGCGTACCCCTGAAGGCGTCCAACGTAGACACCGACCAGATCATCCCTGCGGTCTACCTCAAGCGCGTGACCCGCACCGGCTTCGAAGACGGCCTGTTTGCCAACTGGCGCAAGGATGACAGCTTCATCCTCAACCAGGAGCCGTACAAGAACGGTTCCGTCCTGATTACCGGACCAGACTTCGGCACCGGGTCCTCCCGTGAACACGCAGTGTGGGCACTCATGGACTACGGCTTCCGCGCCGTATTTTCCCCACGGTTCGCCGACATTTTCCGGGGAAACTCCGGAAAAGCAGGTCTTCTTGCAGGCATCGTTGCGCAAGATGACATCGAACTCCTGTGGAAGGTCCTCGAACAGGACCCAGGCATGGACGTGACCGTCGACCTCGAAGCACAAACCATCACCGCCGGATCCACCGTGGTGAGCTTTGACATCGACGACTACACCAAGTGGCGCCTGCTCGAAGGCCTCGACGACATCGGACTGACCCTGCGCCAAGAAGATGCCATCGCAGATTACGAGTCCAAGCGCCCGGCATTCAAGCCACACGTGTTCTAA
- the leuC gene encoding 3-isopropylmalate dehydratase large subunit, with product MAEKLTLAEKVWRDHVVVKGEGEEPDLIYIDLQLLHEVTSPQAFDGMRMSGRKIRRPDLHLATEDHNVPTEGVIGGNLLDIADMTSRTQVATLRKNCEEFGIRLHPMGDVQQGIVHTVGPQTGATQPGMTIVCGDSHTSTHGAFGSIGMGIGTSEVEHVMATQTLSLKPFKTMAIEVSGELQPGVTAKDLILAIIAKIGTGGGQGHIIEYRGEAIRKLSMEARMTICNMSIEAGARAGMIAPDETTFEYLKGRELAPKGQDWDDAVAYWKTLPTDEGATFDTVVHIDGSALTPFVTWGTNPGQGLPLSANVPDPEDFTNDTDKAAATKALEYMDLKPGTPLKDIKIDTVFLGSCTNARIEDLRAAADILKGNKIHQDIRMMVVPSSTLVKQQAEEEGLDKIFIDAGADWRTAGCSMCLGMNPDQLKPGERSASTSNRNFEGRQGPGGRTHLVSPPVAAATALLGHLASPADL from the coding sequence ATGGCTGAAAAGCTCACTCTGGCCGAGAAAGTCTGGCGCGACCACGTCGTTGTCAAAGGAGAAGGCGAAGAGCCCGATCTGATTTACATCGACCTCCAGCTCCTCCACGAGGTTACCTCACCACAGGCATTCGACGGCATGCGCATGTCCGGCCGTAAAATCCGCCGCCCAGACCTGCACCTGGCCACCGAGGACCACAACGTTCCCACCGAAGGCGTCATCGGCGGTAACCTGCTCGACATCGCAGACATGACCTCGCGTACCCAGGTGGCAACCCTGCGCAAGAACTGCGAAGAATTTGGCATCCGTCTGCACCCGATGGGTGATGTGCAGCAGGGCATCGTCCACACAGTCGGCCCGCAGACCGGCGCCACCCAGCCGGGCATGACCATCGTGTGCGGGGACTCGCATACCTCCACCCACGGCGCATTCGGATCCATCGGCATGGGCATCGGCACCTCCGAAGTCGAGCACGTCATGGCAACCCAGACCCTGAGCCTCAAGCCCTTCAAGACGATGGCTATCGAGGTCTCCGGCGAACTGCAGCCAGGGGTGACCGCAAAGGACCTTATTCTGGCAATCATCGCGAAGATCGGTACCGGTGGCGGCCAGGGCCACATCATCGAATACCGCGGCGAAGCCATCCGCAAGCTTTCGATGGAAGCCCGCATGACCATCTGCAACATGTCCATCGAAGCAGGTGCCCGCGCCGGCATGATCGCCCCCGATGAGACCACCTTCGAATACCTCAAGGGCCGCGAACTCGCGCCGAAGGGCCAGGACTGGGACGACGCCGTCGCATACTGGAAGACTTTGCCTACCGACGAAGGCGCAACCTTTGACACCGTCGTCCATATTGATGGTTCCGCGCTGACCCCATTCGTGACCTGGGGAACCAACCCCGGCCAAGGCTTGCCACTGTCCGCGAACGTCCCCGATCCCGAGGACTTCACCAACGACACCGACAAGGCAGCCGCTACAAAGGCGCTGGAATACATGGACTTAAAGCCTGGCACCCCACTCAAAGACATCAAGATTGACACCGTCTTCCTAGGCTCGTGCACCAACGCCCGCATCGAGGACCTGCGCGCCGCCGCCGACATCCTCAAGGGCAATAAGATTCACCAGGACATCCGTATGATGGTCGTTCCGTCCTCGACTCTGGTGAAGCAGCAGGCGGAAGAAGAAGGCCTGGACAAGATTTTTATCGACGCCGGCGCGGACTGGCGCACCGCCGGTTGCTCCATGTGCCTGGGCATGAACCCCGACCAGCTCAAGCCAGGGGAGCGCTCCGCATCTACCTCGAACCGTAACTTCGAAGGCCGCCAAGGCCCAGGAGGCCGCACCCACCTGGTCTCCCCACCGGTAGCCGCAGCCACCGCACTCCTGGGGCACCTGGCCAGCCCAGCAGACCTCTAA
- a CDS encoding IclR family transcriptional regulator, with protein MEYHTTSGIKVLDRAASILNAVAHTPLSLADLSQTTGLPRATAHRIASALEVHKLLSRDEHGRWALGRCLHTPSSLIDAATPILTSLVQETGESAQLYEISGNSRVCLASEAAAAGLQNIVPTGMHMPLNAGSAARAFVAFAPLPIPRDAAFSQADIDTTRKQGWAESISERQVGLASISAPIYSPEQELVAVLSISGLADRFTPSPGALWADTITTAAAKLSSRLH; from the coding sequence ATGGAATATCATACAACATCTGGCATCAAAGTACTTGATCGGGCAGCCTCGATCTTGAACGCCGTGGCGCATACCCCACTGTCATTGGCGGACCTCAGCCAGACCACGGGCCTCCCCCGGGCGACGGCACACCGCATCGCTTCAGCTTTAGAAGTACACAAATTACTCTCCCGCGACGAGCACGGTCGTTGGGCACTAGGCAGGTGCCTGCACACTCCGTCTTCGCTTATCGACGCCGCCACCCCCATCCTCACCAGCCTTGTTCAAGAAACCGGCGAGTCTGCTCAGTTATATGAGATCTCCGGCAACTCCCGAGTCTGCCTCGCCTCCGAGGCGGCGGCTGCCGGTTTACAGAACATTGTGCCCACGGGGATGCACATGCCTTTAAACGCCGGGTCAGCAGCGCGCGCATTCGTCGCGTTTGCTCCCCTGCCCATCCCGCGGGATGCCGCGTTTAGCCAGGCGGATATTGACACCACCCGCAAGCAGGGGTGGGCGGAATCAATATCGGAACGCCAGGTAGGTTTGGCAAGTATTTCGGCGCCTATTTATTCTCCGGAGCAGGAATTGGTTGCGGTGCTTTCCATCAGCGGCTTGGCCGACCGTTTCACCCCCAGCCCTGGCGCCTTATGGGCCGACACTATTACTACGGCTGCAGCGAAACTGAGCTCGCGGCTGCATTAG
- a CDS encoding amidase family protein, producing MLEHLTRAIASLSPSEHGFAYYDPTATPSGRGRLSGWIIPAKDLDHVAGMPTTFGAAQRTVMATTTSRFVQQLLDQGALVPGKSAVSELGMSIDAEPRGLPAVDNPLYPGCTPGGSSGGAAVMVARGLVRAAHASDAGGSIRVPAAATGTVGFKPSSPELAAQGFITTTVSDQAFLHEIRPHRRPMRIALLTDPLFAPSSVDPRWARAATEAAATLARLGHTVERVWPYPDVTDTFMHFRRLISQKVAGLDEHEGLAGWLSQQGRAVSRRQLTAAQRHSSQLAAHVADHYRADMLLTPTLAYDPPATGTFSSLEPAQNFDAQTLWSPWCSLFNLSGTAAISVPWARPGAPGLPPVAVHLGALDATDAEVIGVAKELEAHNGLGHRRR from the coding sequence ATGCTCGAGCACCTCACCAGAGCGATCGCATCCCTGAGCCCTAGCGAACACGGCTTCGCCTACTACGACCCGACCGCCACCCCCTCGGGGCGAGGCCGGTTAAGCGGATGGATTATCCCTGCTAAAGATTTGGACCACGTGGCTGGCATGCCCACGACGTTTGGTGCCGCGCAACGCACCGTGATGGCAACGACTACCTCACGCTTTGTCCAACAGCTGCTTGATCAGGGTGCGCTAGTTCCAGGCAAATCAGCGGTCTCAGAACTGGGGATGTCCATCGACGCTGAACCGCGAGGTCTCCCGGCCGTCGATAATCCGCTCTACCCGGGGTGCACTCCCGGTGGCTCGTCGGGCGGCGCTGCAGTGATGGTCGCCCGGGGTTTGGTGCGCGCGGCGCACGCGTCGGATGCTGGTGGTTCGATCCGCGTACCTGCCGCTGCGACGGGCACCGTAGGTTTCAAGCCTTCTTCTCCTGAATTGGCAGCCCAGGGCTTCATCACGACGACCGTGTCCGACCAGGCTTTCTTGCACGAGATTCGCCCGCATCGTCGGCCCATGCGGATCGCGCTTCTTACCGACCCCCTCTTCGCTCCAAGTTCGGTGGACCCGCGGTGGGCGCGGGCAGCAACAGAGGCAGCTGCCACTTTGGCGCGATTGGGCCATACGGTTGAGCGAGTATGGCCCTACCCCGATGTCACCGACACCTTCATGCATTTTCGGCGTCTTATCTCCCAGAAGGTCGCGGGCCTGGACGAACATGAGGGGCTGGCCGGCTGGTTAAGCCAGCAGGGTCGGGCAGTGTCGCGGCGCCAACTCACGGCAGCGCAGCGGCATTCTTCTCAGTTGGCAGCACACGTGGCTGACCATTACCGCGCGGACATGCTGTTGACCCCCACCCTGGCGTATGACCCGCCAGCGACGGGGACGTTTAGCAGCCTGGAACCCGCGCAGAATTTCGACGCCCAGACTTTGTGGTCGCCGTGGTGCAGCCTTTTCAATCTGTCCGGTACGGCCGCTATTTCAGTCCCATGGGCACGGCCCGGCGCGCCTGGCTTGCCTCCGGTTGCGGTGCATTTGGGCGCTTTAGATGCTACGGATGCGGAGGTTATTGGTGTGGCGAAGGAGTTGGAGGCTCATAATGGGTTGGGGCACCGAAGGAGGTAA
- a CDS encoding helix-turn-helix domain-containing protein: protein MLNLEPDLTTAEEIGARVRATRKHYRITQVQLAELSGLSDKTVRDIEHGTGTASLAAVIAVLNVVGLRLEVC, encoded by the coding sequence ATGCTTAACCTCGAACCCGACCTGACGACCGCTGAAGAAATTGGTGCGCGTGTGCGTGCGACGCGGAAGCACTATCGGATTACGCAAGTGCAGCTCGCGGAACTTTCCGGGCTTTCAGATAAAACCGTGCGCGATATCGAACATGGGACCGGGACCGCAAGCTTGGCCGCAGTGATTGCAGTCTTGAATGTCGTTGGATTGCGCTTGGAGGTTTGCTAG
- a CDS encoding type II toxin-antitoxin system HipA family toxin, producing MATFPGVEQLRFINKADVYKAGVLAGHIYRNDVGATTFFYAESYSGPSIATTLPVSTEPLSTMNGALPPFFSGLLPEGHRLSVLRRAVKTSFDDELSLLLAVGRDVPGDVLVVPDGYTPQPVEAAIDIAQTDVRFQDVVDLADAVGIPGVQAKASASMANRPVTAHGRHAILKIDPPEHPYLVVNEALHLRHAAALKMPVAEFEVVHDSEGTPGLLVSRFDRTDDGKARALEDGAQVLGIPPAKKYSVEATDVVLALAEHTEAPIIAARSLYVQFMFAWLTGNGDLHAKNMSILQNERGRWEISPIYDIPCTAMYGDMTMALPIAGRTKKIRLRHWDEFAESIGLPVVAARSANALALKAAQSINIAQLPFHGSPLYAAERELRLRRYEIA from the coding sequence ATGGCCACCTTTCCGGGTGTAGAGCAACTCCGTTTTATCAACAAAGCAGACGTATATAAGGCAGGCGTCTTGGCAGGCCATATCTACCGTAATGATGTGGGCGCCACTACATTTTTTTACGCTGAAAGCTATTCGGGCCCTTCGATTGCCACAACCTTGCCGGTTTCAACTGAACCGCTTTCCACCATGAATGGCGCGCTTCCTCCTTTTTTCAGTGGCTTGCTCCCGGAAGGTCATCGGCTTTCGGTATTACGTCGCGCAGTGAAAACATCTTTCGACGATGAGCTTTCGCTCCTGCTTGCCGTGGGAAGGGATGTACCCGGTGACGTTCTGGTGGTGCCTGATGGCTATACGCCTCAGCCTGTCGAAGCAGCCATCGATATAGCGCAGACAGATGTTCGCTTTCAGGATGTTGTTGACCTTGCCGATGCAGTCGGGATTCCGGGAGTTCAAGCGAAAGCTTCTGCTTCCATGGCGAACCGTCCCGTCACCGCGCATGGCAGACACGCCATATTAAAAATTGATCCACCAGAGCACCCCTACTTGGTAGTCAACGAGGCGTTACATTTACGCCATGCCGCGGCTTTAAAGATGCCCGTCGCCGAGTTCGAGGTGGTGCACGATTCTGAAGGAACACCAGGGCTGCTGGTGAGCAGGTTTGATCGCACAGATGATGGTAAGGCTCGCGCCCTGGAGGATGGCGCCCAAGTCCTAGGTATCCCGCCTGCAAAGAAGTATTCCGTTGAAGCAACTGACGTGGTTCTTGCTTTGGCGGAACACACCGAGGCACCCATCATTGCCGCACGAAGCTTGTATGTGCAGTTCATGTTCGCGTGGTTAACGGGCAATGGTGACCTGCATGCGAAAAATATGTCAATTCTTCAGAATGAACGGGGCCGCTGGGAGATTTCGCCCATCTACGATATTCCGTGCACCGCCATGTATGGAGACATGACGATGGCTTTGCCGATTGCTGGTCGCACGAAAAAGATTCGGTTAAGGCACTGGGACGAATTCGCAGAGTCGATAGGACTGCCGGTTGTGGCCGCGCGCAGCGCTAATGCGCTGGCTCTCAAAGCTGCTCAAAGCATTAATATTGCGCAGCTGCCGTTCCACGGCTCGCCATTGTATGCCGCGGAACGAGAACTGCGTTTGCGCCGCTACGAGATTGCTTAA